Proteins found in one Leptospira neocaledonica genomic segment:
- a CDS encoding FecR family protein yields the protein MNRKLFLLFLIVTFIGSSNFCSKVSKSKPGLVIIFLAGKVEVQRNGKLIPVSSGSVLQKNDTIRTNSGTLDLQTSLGHVIRLKSYTNLNIDSLHGEGSEETSLAVKTGLLLVKTNKLSQKEQFKISTPTAIAGVRGTAFSFEVVQGTLPKIKVYEGMVAMTLKAPVSQEISADKIAENPNYQKFQKLLEEHEIVISEEEEAEVKPEFDQLAQTILNRLDDIAVTQSIESFRNDLVRTVQKGKFERDPRESADLETLVKVDENLISGSLDNKYLTKEIEKDQSDKLNIAFDKLESDAGSQKLASEEEIQKYYSVLESVHKVDKTVLHGAVVAQVGDTMLVHSTKGIFRLDITEVEYIQYKNFDVITKKKK from the coding sequence ATGAATCGAAAACTCTTCCTTTTGTTCCTAATTGTAACATTCATCGGATCCTCAAACTTCTGTTCGAAAGTTTCTAAATCCAAGCCCGGTCTAGTAATCATATTTCTGGCCGGCAAAGTAGAAGTACAAAGAAACGGAAAGCTTATCCCTGTCTCTTCAGGAAGTGTCCTGCAAAAAAATGATACCATCAGAACAAATAGCGGGACCTTGGATCTACAAACCAGTCTTGGCCATGTGATCCGACTAAAATCTTATACAAATCTAAATATTGATTCTCTGCACGGGGAAGGTTCCGAAGAAACTTCTCTAGCAGTTAAAACGGGACTTCTTCTTGTAAAAACAAACAAGTTAAGTCAAAAAGAGCAGTTCAAAATTTCCACACCTACTGCGATCGCGGGTGTTCGCGGAACTGCATTCTCTTTTGAAGTAGTACAAGGTACACTTCCTAAGATCAAGGTGTATGAGGGAATGGTTGCTATGACCTTAAAGGCTCCCGTTAGTCAGGAAATCTCTGCAGATAAAATCGCAGAAAATCCGAACTACCAAAAGTTTCAAAAACTATTGGAAGAACATGAGATCGTGATCTCGGAAGAAGAAGAGGCGGAAGTCAAGCCTGAATTCGATCAGCTTGCCCAAACTATTCTAAATCGATTGGATGATATTGCAGTTACCCAAAGTATTGAAAGTTTTCGAAATGATCTAGTGCGTACTGTTCAAAAAGGAAAATTCGAAAGAGATCCGAGAGAAAGTGCAGATCTGGAAACATTAGTAAAAGTAGACGAAAACTTGATCTCAGGCAGCCTCGATAATAAATACTTAACGAAAGAAATAGAAAAGGACCAATCCGACAAACTGAATATCGCTTTTGATAAACTAGAATCCGATGCAGGATCTCAAAAACTCGCATCGGAAGAAGAAATCCAAAAGTATTACAGTGTATTGGAATCCGTTCATAAAGTTGACAAGACCGTTCTACACGGAGCAGTAGTAGCTCAGGTCGGAGATACGATGTTAGTACATTCTACCAAAGGAATCTTCCGATTGGATATCACTGAAGTTGAGTATATTCAGTATAAAAACTTCGACGTGATTACTAAAAAGAAAAAGTAA
- a CDS encoding glutathione peroxidase: MAQNLYELTATLNNGSEKKLQDYKGKVLLIVNTASQCGFTPQYKGLQEMYDKYKGKGLEILGFPCDQFGHQEPGTDAEIQSFCQVNFGVNFPLFKKIEVNGDGTHPVYQYLKKQAPGLLGKSIKWNFTKFLIDKQGNVIKRFAPLTPPEKLDKQIEELLSK; encoded by the coding sequence GTGGCCCAGAATTTATACGAACTAACCGCTACTTTAAACAATGGAAGCGAAAAGAAATTACAAGATTATAAAGGAAAGGTTCTATTGATTGTCAATACCGCGAGCCAATGCGGATTTACTCCTCAATACAAAGGCCTTCAGGAAATGTACGACAAATACAAGGGAAAAGGTCTAGAAATTTTAGGATTCCCTTGTGACCAATTCGGTCACCAAGAGCCGGGAACCGACGCTGAGATCCAAAGTTTCTGCCAAGTGAACTTCGGGGTAAATTTCCCTCTTTTCAAAAAGATAGAAGTGAACGGAGACGGAACTCATCCTGTTTACCAATACCTTAAAAAACAAGCACCAGGACTTTTGGGAAAATCCATTAAATGGAATTTTACCAAGTTCTTGATCGATAAACAAGGAAACGTGATCAAAAGATTCGCTCCCCTGACCCCTCCAGAAAAACTGGACAAACAGATCGAGGAACTTCTTTCCAAGTGA
- a CDS encoding LIC13410 family lipoprotein — MKRLLSAISFAAVLIFGACSSEQKKSEHAYVPNSDIRVVEANMVKEGDKRIKAEAVLGTPTFEENTQDGSVLEWYFESTTYQKNSYKTLAEKPSRVDDTTKYIKVIVDKKGVIKKYEYKL, encoded by the coding sequence ATGAAACGTTTATTATCCGCAATATCATTTGCTGCGGTACTTATTTTCGGAGCTTGTTCTTCCGAACAAAAAAAATCGGAACATGCTTACGTTCCGAATTCGGATATTCGTGTTGTAGAGGCGAATATGGTCAAGGAAGGAGATAAAAGAATTAAGGCAGAAGCTGTTTTAGGAACTCCTACTTTCGAAGAAAACACGCAAGACGGATCCGTTTTAGAATGGTATTTTGAATCTACTACTTACCAAAAAAATTCTTATAAAACTCTAGCTGAAAAACCTTCTAGAGTAGATGATACTACTAAGTATATCAAAGTGATTGTTGATAAAAAAGGCGTGATCAAAAAATACGAATATAAACTCTAA
- a CDS encoding TetR/AcrR family transcriptional regulator — translation MPKIAKKKTPTSSKQKEKNSKLNLRKSPSQKRAIERVEYILDIVADLLDEVGTEGLTTNLIAQRAGIPIGSLYQYFPNKHAILKAVGQRHLERVNSMILTFLDAHPNKTDWENLVDKLIDAFAQLYKSEPGFIPMWSNKNLDPELVSIDRENNRAIANFIAELFFGVIPWMKKKEEMMVMSRIMVEVSDSVLSRWLRERQDSALADGILQELKTMLKAYMNYYIQRGSK, via the coding sequence TTGCCCAAAATCGCAAAAAAGAAAACGCCAACATCCTCTAAACAAAAAGAGAAAAACTCTAAGCTAAATCTGAGAAAATCACCTTCTCAAAAAAGAGCTATAGAGAGGGTAGAGTATATCCTGGATATAGTCGCGGATCTTTTGGACGAGGTCGGGACAGAAGGACTTACTACAAATCTGATCGCCCAAAGAGCGGGAATACCTATTGGTTCTTTATACCAATATTTCCCGAACAAACATGCCATTCTAAAAGCAGTCGGCCAAAGGCATTTGGAAAGGGTGAACTCCATGATCCTAACTTTTCTGGATGCTCATCCGAATAAAACGGATTGGGAAAATCTGGTAGACAAGCTGATAGATGCTTTTGCTCAACTTTATAAATCTGAGCCCGGGTTTATACCTATGTGGTCGAATAAAAATTTAGATCCCGAGCTTGTGAGTATAGATAGAGAGAATAATAGGGCCATTGCCAATTTTATCGCGGAGTTATTTTTCGGGGTCATTCCTTGGATGAAGAAAAAAGAGGAAATGATGGTAATGTCCCGGATCATGGTAGAAGTATCGGATTCCGTTCTAAGTCGTTGGCTTCGAGAAAGACAAGATAGTGCACTCGCCGACGGGATCTTACAAGAGCTGAAAACCATGCTTAAAGCTTATATGAACTATTATATCCAGAGAGGATCTAAATGA
- a CDS encoding MarR family winged helix-turn-helix transcriptional regulator — translation MNYESLKLEKQICFPLYASSRAVTALYRPLLEEFDITYPQYLVLLVLWETDKIPLKEIGEKLFLDSGTLTPLLKKMESSGLLTRDRSDQDERSLVVSLTTKGKKLQKKAVCIPERLLEESGLTPEKVEGLKRDLDDLLIILEQKLRNSA, via the coding sequence GTGAATTACGAATCCTTAAAGTTAGAGAAACAGATCTGTTTCCCACTTTATGCTTCTTCCAGGGCGGTGACTGCTTTATACAGACCGCTTTTGGAGGAGTTCGATATTACCTATCCTCAATATCTTGTTCTTTTGGTCCTTTGGGAAACGGATAAAATCCCTTTAAAAGAAATAGGGGAAAAATTGTTTTTGGATTCCGGGACCCTAACTCCTCTTCTCAAAAAAATGGAATCCTCAGGTCTTTTGACTAGAGATCGATCCGATCAAGACGAGCGTTCTCTTGTGGTTAGCCTAACCACAAAAGGAAAAAAATTGCAAAAAAAAGCGGTTTGTATCCCGGAACGATTGTTGGAAGAATCAGGTCTCACTCCCGAAAAGGTGGAAGGCCTAAAACGGGATTTGGACGACCTTCTTATTATCCTAGAACAAAAATTAAGAAATTCGGCGTGA
- a CDS encoding LIC13411 family adhesin, with translation MKKRLIIHFFCIFILGLIVIDCSTYWSHRKKDLGDVFTAGIESPGYGIGVRLGPLATGFVFQGGESEPGKRDLGTGYGLRGGTYGPYRSQQLIFGFLGGEKFHSMPPTETSPQKEETKSPASNSQTSDNILLLPENPESEQDPNPTPELSDERLNSKSYEIRYLRFYNNPVSERRKAKKEAFFRKYLESLDPQKRNEAIQTFLAQNPKNKDNYPSAFLFEVEFYISIRYGIRVGFNIGEFLDFLLGFAGIDLMEDDI, from the coding sequence ATGAAAAAAAGACTTATCATACATTTTTTCTGTATTTTTATTTTGGGCCTTATAGTGATCGATTGTTCAACATACTGGTCTCATCGAAAAAAAGATTTAGGTGATGTCTTTACTGCAGGAATAGAAAGCCCTGGTTACGGGATTGGAGTCCGATTGGGACCTCTTGCAACCGGATTTGTTTTTCAAGGTGGAGAATCCGAACCTGGGAAAAGAGATTTAGGGACAGGATATGGATTGAGAGGTGGAACTTACGGACCTTATAGATCCCAACAATTGATCTTTGGATTTTTAGGCGGGGAGAAGTTCCACTCCATGCCTCCGACCGAAACTTCTCCTCAAAAAGAAGAAACAAAATCACCTGCATCGAATTCTCAAACAAGCGATAATATTTTACTACTTCCGGAAAACCCTGAATCCGAACAGGATCCGAATCCTACTCCAGAACTCTCGGACGAAAGATTAAATTCCAAAAGTTACGAAATTCGATATTTACGTTTTTATAATAATCCAGTTTCCGAAAGAAGAAAGGCGAAAAAGGAAGCGTTCTTTCGAAAATATTTAGAAAGTTTAGATCCCCAAAAAAGGAACGAGGCAATTCAAACCTTCTTGGCACAAAACCCAAAAAACAAGGACAATTATCCTTCTGCATTTTTGTTCGAAGTCGAGTTTTACATTTCTATTCGATACGGTATAAGAGTAGGATTCAATATCGGAGAATTTTTGGATTTTCTATTAGGATTTGCCGGAATCGATCTGATGGAAGACGATATCTGA
- the purT gene encoding formate-dependent phosphoribosylglycinamide formyltransferase: protein MRKKILLLGSGELGKEFVIAAQRLGQYVIAVDSYDGAPAMQVAHEKEVIDMLDGDALDRVVAKHKPDLIVPEIEAIRTERFYEYEKQGYQVVPSAKAANFTMNRKAIRDLASLTLSLKTAKYKYASTLEGLKEAISIIGIPCVVKPLMSSSGKGQSVIKTEADIEPAWISSQTKGRTGASEIIVEEFISFESEITLLTVTQKSGRTLFCPPIGHRQERGDYQESWQPAEISDSQLKSAQEMAEKVTKELGGAGIWGVEFFLTKEDVYFSELSPRPHDTGMVTLAGTQSFNEFELHARTVLGLPIPEILLVRKGASAVILAQTEGQVPDIKGLDKACEMPESDLRIFGKPITKKYRRMGVALTYSDKEESISMLRKRAVLIASKIKVD, encoded by the coding sequence ATGAGAAAGAAAATACTTCTGCTCGGCTCCGGAGAGCTGGGAAAAGAATTCGTAATCGCAGCCCAAAGACTAGGCCAATACGTGATCGCTGTCGATAGTTATGACGGTGCTCCCGCAATGCAAGTTGCCCATGAAAAAGAAGTCATCGATATGTTGGATGGAGATGCTTTAGATCGGGTCGTTGCCAAACATAAGCCTGATCTGATCGTTCCGGAAATTGAAGCGATCCGAACAGAAAGATTTTATGAATACGAAAAACAAGGTTATCAAGTAGTTCCAAGCGCCAAAGCAGCTAACTTTACGATGAATCGTAAAGCAATCAGAGATCTTGCTTCCCTAACCCTAAGTTTAAAAACAGCAAAGTATAAATATGCTTCCACGTTGGAAGGATTAAAGGAAGCCATTTCGATCATAGGAATTCCTTGCGTAGTAAAACCTTTGATGTCTTCTTCCGGAAAAGGACAGTCAGTGATCAAAACGGAAGCGGATATCGAACCCGCATGGATCTCTTCCCAAACCAAAGGAAGAACCGGTGCCTCCGAAATTATAGTCGAAGAATTTATTTCTTTCGAATCCGAAATCACATTATTAACGGTAACTCAAAAATCAGGAAGGACTTTGTTCTGTCCTCCTATCGGTCATAGACAGGAAAGAGGAGACTACCAAGAAAGTTGGCAGCCCGCAGAGATCAGTGACTCACAACTCAAATCCGCTCAGGAAATGGCGGAGAAGGTCACTAAAGAACTAGGCGGTGCAGGTATCTGGGGAGTAGAATTTTTCTTAACGAAAGAAGATGTTTATTTTTCGGAACTTTCTCCCAGACCTCATGATACAGGAATGGTTACCTTGGCGGGAACTCAAAGTTTTAACGAATTTGAATTACATGCTAGAACCGTTTTAGGTCTTCCAATTCCTGAAATTCTTTTGGTAAGAAAAGGAGCAAGTGCCGTTATCCTTGCTCAAACAGAAGGTCAGGTTCCGGATATCAAAGGACTAGACAAGGCCTGCGAAATGCCTGAATCGGATCTTAGAATTTTCGGAAAACCGATCACTAAAAAATATAGAAGAATGGGAGTAGCTCTTACTTATTCAGATAAGGAAGAATCCATCTCCATGCTTCGAAAAAGAGCAGTATTGATCGCATCTAAAATCAAAGTGGATTAA
- a CDS encoding rhomboid family intramembrane serine protease, producing the protein MKAFLFEFPLTAFFVLLISISQIFLTVFVPEEILSAFFISRPGEFYPWKWIGMVFLHADFAHLFWNMIFLFFLGRIVEYKVGQGKWLLFFFMGALVSGGLDSFVRGMILGENQPAIGASGAVSGLSAVAALLSPFTIRVKKRSYPFPVFAVAWLMVYSDITNLFSKDQVAHWAHLGGFISVVFAAYFLNNKIKRELHTGFALNLVFVILLLILGFFVGAR; encoded by the coding sequence ATGAAGGCCTTTCTATTCGAATTTCCTCTGACTGCTTTTTTTGTATTACTGATTAGCATTTCTCAGATCTTTCTTACTGTATTTGTTCCGGAAGAAATTCTAAGCGCATTCTTCATCAGCCGACCGGGAGAATTCTATCCTTGGAAATGGATAGGAATGGTCTTCTTACATGCAGACTTCGCTCACTTGTTTTGGAATATGATCTTCCTATTTTTTTTAGGAAGGATCGTAGAATACAAAGTAGGCCAAGGGAAATGGTTACTTTTCTTTTTTATGGGAGCTCTTGTTTCGGGCGGTTTGGATTCGTTCGTGAGAGGAATGATCTTAGGAGAAAACCAACCAGCGATTGGAGCTTCTGGAGCTGTGTCCGGTTTATCTGCTGTTGCTGCTTTACTTTCTCCTTTTACCATTCGGGTTAAAAAGAGAAGTTACCCTTTTCCTGTCTTTGCAGTGGCTTGGCTTATGGTATATTCTGATATTACCAATTTATTTTCCAAGGACCAAGTGGCTCATTGGGCTCACTTAGGTGGATTTATTTCAGTGGTATTTGCCGCATATTTTTTGAATAATAAGATCAAACGAGAATTGCATACAGGATTTGCGTTAAACTTGGTGTTCGTAATTTTACTTTTAATCTTGGGATTTTTTGTCGGAGCGAGATAG
- a CDS encoding 1-acyl-sn-glycerol-3-phosphate acyltransferase produces MNELEETRVHHKNIAVFGGGPMGVHLSVSLAERADRLFLWYADKKKADRLQKDRSAELLEEFVPLADNIIVTNDFDFLSQGSWVIVIAVPSRQMENVIDKISSYLSEQEEHTIISFTKGLVSTSTRKKTNAITFSDYVIKVREMKENLDMEYVAVAGPNLLSEMAKGKHSFFSIASTGERAAEIMEDLFSGPRNHIKSFEDIRTLELFGVMKNPIAIACGLVNGIPECGSNFEGELISLGFTEILTLLNALELPVKPAMEFGLADLITTATSRSSRNRAYGQRFIRKLISGEDSPNLLERIELFLNPKEFIQKEMSQSETHVEGAYALSTILDLAEEKKVELPLFTTLFEVLTRKVSPTEMIRFVSKSTSDEIRNISRTARKRFGLSLASGKEFQQALRRRVLRHVHSQPGLSDRILKQSGLQIKSLEKRYSEAVETEAGTDLMLLPREIDLWKETELAYENGKSRNLDRLVEFYVSEIADGYNPLFRESLIHLVAPARFAIGGFKPGGGLPKIGGNVKEIKALASRYDILYTPTHRSHLDSIEVAFGLRWLGLPVPRYAADKKVMGTPGLARVLKSLGAYMVDRKRNRNLLYLECLTQYSTMMLEAGIPTLVYPEGTRSRTGGIIPIKTGILSTSVDAFKHTGSEVIVVPIVLSYENVPEDVEFAGKDTRLSFKDFLFKRTEVYMDLCEPIPVSRYIQEDDPTLSISLEISRSWQAHHKILPNHIVAKLLTEAGGEISSSDLSKMIEEMILTRKGNYLTKDVPEILERGIKVLNSRKFIKKENGQIKTLEPELLQYYGNMVPDPT; encoded by the coding sequence ATGAACGAATTGGAAGAAACTCGAGTCCATCATAAAAATATCGCCGTCTTCGGAGGCGGGCCGATGGGAGTTCATCTTTCCGTATCATTAGCAGAAAGAGCGGATCGACTTTTTCTTTGGTACGCCGATAAGAAGAAGGCGGATCGTCTTCAAAAAGATAGATCTGCAGAATTGTTGGAAGAATTTGTTCCGCTTGCTGACAATATTATCGTTACAAACGATTTCGATTTTTTATCCCAAGGCTCCTGGGTTATCGTTATCGCAGTTCCTTCTAGACAAATGGAAAATGTGATCGATAAGATTTCTTCTTATCTTTCAGAACAAGAAGAGCATACGATCATTTCTTTTACGAAAGGTTTGGTTTCCACTTCTACTCGTAAAAAAACAAATGCCATCACTTTCTCCGACTATGTGATCAAGGTTAGAGAAATGAAAGAAAATCTGGACATGGAATATGTTGCCGTGGCAGGACCTAATCTTCTTTCCGAAATGGCCAAAGGGAAACATAGCTTTTTCTCTATCGCATCGACCGGTGAAAGGGCTGCCGAGATCATGGAAGATCTTTTTTCTGGCCCCAGAAATCATATTAAATCTTTTGAAGATATCAGAACTCTGGAATTATTCGGAGTGATGAAAAACCCGATCGCAATTGCCTGTGGCCTTGTGAATGGGATTCCTGAATGTGGGTCTAACTTTGAAGGTGAGTTGATCAGTTTAGGCTTTACAGAGATATTAACTTTATTAAATGCTTTAGAACTTCCTGTAAAACCGGCAATGGAATTCGGTCTTGCTGATCTGATTACTACGGCGACTTCCAGATCCAGTCGTAACAGAGCTTATGGCCAGAGATTTATCCGTAAGCTGATCTCCGGAGAGGATTCTCCGAATTTACTCGAAAGAATCGAACTCTTCTTAAACCCAAAAGAATTCATCCAAAAGGAAATGAGCCAAAGTGAAACGCATGTGGAAGGAGCCTATGCACTTTCTACTATTTTGGATCTAGCGGAAGAGAAGAAGGTAGAACTTCCACTTTTTACTACTCTCTTCGAAGTTCTTACCAGAAAAGTTTCTCCTACCGAAATGATTCGATTTGTTTCCAAATCGACCAGCGATGAAATACGAAACATTTCCAGAACTGCTCGCAAAAGATTCGGGCTTTCTCTCGCATCCGGGAAGGAATTCCAACAAGCATTGAGAAGAAGGGTACTGCGTCATGTTCATTCTCAACCTGGATTATCGGATCGGATCTTGAAACAGTCAGGATTACAGATCAAATCTTTGGAAAAAAGATATTCAGAGGCAGTCGAGACTGAGGCAGGAACAGATCTTATGCTTCTTCCAAGAGAGATTGATCTATGGAAAGAAACGGAGCTCGCATACGAAAACGGAAAAAGTAGAAACTTGGATCGTTTGGTGGAGTTTTATGTTTCTGAAATTGCGGACGGATATAATCCACTTTTTAGGGAATCTCTTATTCATTTAGTTGCTCCCGCACGTTTTGCGATCGGTGGTTTTAAACCCGGCGGAGGGCTTCCTAAGATAGGTGGAAATGTAAAAGAGATCAAAGCGTTAGCTTCCAGATACGATATCTTATACACTCCGACTCATAGATCTCATTTGGATTCTATCGAAGTTGCTTTTGGTCTGAGATGGCTCGGACTTCCTGTTCCAAGATACGCTGCTGATAAAAAAGTAATGGGGACTCCGGGGCTTGCCAGGGTTTTAAAATCCTTGGGTGCTTACATGGTGGACCGAAAAAGAAATCGTAACCTTCTCTACTTAGAATGTTTGACCCAATATTCTACCATGATGTTGGAAGCAGGAATTCCCACATTAGTCTATCCGGAGGGAACCAGGTCTAGAACCGGTGGCATTATTCCGATCAAAACAGGAATTCTTTCCACATCCGTGGATGCGTTTAAACATACTGGAAGCGAGGTGATCGTAGTTCCGATTGTTCTTTCGTATGAGAACGTTCCGGAAGATGTGGAGTTTGCGGGAAAAGACACTCGACTCTCTTTTAAGGATTTCTTATTCAAAAGAACGGAAGTGTATATGGACCTCTGCGAACCAATTCCGGTTTCCAGATATATCCAAGAGGACGATCCGACTCTTTCTATTTCTTTGGAGATTTCCAGGTCTTGGCAGGCGCATCATAAAATTCTTCCGAATCATATTGTCGCAAAACTTTTAACAGAAGCGGGGGGAGAGATCAGCTCGTCCGATTTAAGTAAAATGATAGAAGAAATGATCCTGACTAGAAAGGGAAATTATCTTACCAAGGATGTTCCGGAAATTTTGGAGCGAGGGATCAAGGTTCTAAATTCTAGAAAGTTTATCAAAAAAGAAAACGGTCAGATCAAAACATTAGAGCCTGAACTTTTACAATATTACGGAAACATGGTGCCGGACCCGACTTAA
- a CDS encoding fructosamine kinase family protein encodes MAITNTGMGELIRDGLDRLGILSSSKRAEIAHHSTSLFELYKAKLPDGTQLAIKIIPKKEMAETEAEGLEQLCKLGVRVPEYLGTVHLGKVSLLAMEFVQTGSSAGFREDLIASLKNLYKNEFGSWGWKRDNFIGSLNQANGWFSNFREFYWERRLKPQIELAQARKLLTEKDSLAIRGIFDKFSEDWGLDHIKPRLIHGDLWSGNVLQGKNGFAYLIDPSVAYSHPEQDLAMLQLFGSPLNLEEMQDILATAGIDDPGNLKDRIQFWQLYPVLVHINLFGASYLTSLRHILRYYGVK; translated from the coding sequence ATGGCAATCACGAATACGGGAATGGGTGAATTGATCCGAGACGGATTAGACCGTCTTGGTATTTTATCCTCCTCCAAAAGGGCGGAGATAGCCCATCATTCTACCAGCTTGTTCGAGCTGTATAAAGCAAAGCTACCAGACGGTACTCAGCTTGCCATTAAAATCATTCCTAAAAAAGAAATGGCCGAAACGGAAGCAGAGGGGCTGGAGCAACTTTGCAAACTTGGGGTCCGAGTCCCGGAATATCTTGGAACTGTTCATTTAGGAAAAGTTTCTCTCCTTGCTATGGAATTTGTACAAACAGGTTCTTCCGCGGGATTCAGAGAAGATCTGATAGCTAGTTTAAAAAACTTATACAAAAACGAATTCGGATCCTGGGGTTGGAAGAGAGATAATTTTATAGGCTCTCTTAATCAGGCCAATGGTTGGTTTTCTAATTTCCGCGAATTTTATTGGGAAAGAAGATTAAAACCTCAGATCGAACTTGCACAAGCTCGAAAACTTCTGACCGAAAAAGACTCTTTGGCGATCCGAGGGATCTTCGATAAGTTTTCGGAAGATTGGGGATTGGATCATATAAAACCTAGATTGATCCACGGAGATCTTTGGTCCGGAAACGTTTTGCAAGGGAAGAACGGTTTTGCATATTTGATAGATCCGTCCGTGGCTTATTCTCATCCTGAACAAGACCTTGCCATGTTGCAATTATTCGGAAGTCCTTTAAATCTGGAAGAGATGCAGGATATTCTTGCGACAGCAGGTATCGATGATCCGGGGAATTTGAAGGATCGGATCCAATTCTGGCAGTTATATCCTGTATTAGTGCATATTAATCTTTTTGGGGCGTCCTACTTGACGAGCCTCCGTCATATACTTCGCTATTACGGAGTGAAATAG
- a CDS encoding glycosyl hydrolase family 18 protein, whose amino-acid sequence MKIFSRLRLTFTCVICFSICPLSAQEDVWKYTISQDLSSKSSVYWENVSKPGTTICFTGTYIGSNGEVSGTSIPSTLQKIGKKNGIRWFPLITFRSVATGKKVLSSPKLRKALVRNLELYLEDHSFYSGIHLDFEGLGPEYSTHYKELLLELQPMLKRKEKLLTLAVFPAEGFDPKLSGFHSAIYKENLADEIVLMAYDLHSSKTSPGPVTEFSWAKRNTEFLLNTYKPEQIWIGLPLYGYYWKKNAKQPRLLTQTSDKNFAIQYGKEKEGIYLIHTETGEGSLILDLKPWEEYAKNLKLKGLAFWRLGF is encoded by the coding sequence ATGAAGATCTTTTCAAGGCTTAGACTCACTTTTACCTGCGTCATTTGTTTTTCCATATGTCCCTTATCCGCTCAAGAGGATGTATGGAAGTATACTATAAGCCAGGATCTGAGCTCCAAATCCTCGGTTTATTGGGAAAATGTATCCAAACCCGGAACCACCATATGTTTTACCGGGACTTATATCGGAAGTAATGGAGAAGTTTCCGGGACTTCGATACCTTCTACCCTTCAAAAAATCGGGAAGAAGAATGGGATCAGATGGTTTCCACTCATCACCTTCCGCTCCGTTGCTACAGGGAAGAAGGTACTCTCTTCTCCCAAACTCAGAAAGGCTCTCGTCCGAAATTTAGAACTTTATTTAGAGGATCATTCCTTCTATTCAGGGATTCATTTGGATTTCGAAGGTTTAGGCCCGGAATATTCTACTCATTATAAAGAGCTGTTGTTGGAACTCCAACCGATGCTAAAAAGGAAAGAAAAACTTCTTACATTGGCGGTCTTTCCGGCAGAAGGATTCGATCCAAAACTTTCCGGTTTTCATTCTGCAATTTATAAAGAAAATCTAGCAGATGAGATCGTACTTATGGCTTATGACCTGCACTCTTCCAAAACTTCTCCCGGGCCTGTTACTGAATTTAGCTGGGCCAAACGAAATACTGAATTTCTACTCAACACATATAAACCGGAACAGATCTGGATAGGCCTCCCTCTTTATGGATATTATTGGAAGAAGAATGCAAAACAGCCCAGGCTCCTAACCCAAACCTCGGACAAAAATTTTGCGATTCAATATGGAAAAGAAAAAGAAGGAATTTATCTAATTCACACCGAAACAGGAGAAGGTAGTCTGATCCTGGATCTGAAACCATGGGAAGAATATGCAAAAAATTTAAAGTTGAAGGGACTCGCATTTTGGAGACTCGGGTTTTAA